One Takifugu flavidus isolate HTHZ2018 chromosome 3, ASM371156v2, whole genome shotgun sequence genomic window, ACAACACGACTTGTATGAACAATATTTGCCTGGAGTGGAGATATTGATGAGAAAAGAGGCCGATGTAGGGCACTTCCTGTTGTGGCTTCCCGGTTCTATCCTCCGGGGCGCAACCTGACTTAAGATGAAGTACCgcccttcctttttttttagctgcgCCACATGAAAAAGTGCCACTTTTGGTCAACGTACCGAACTCGGACCGAACCTAACTCCCCTGGTTTCGATTACATGTGACTGACACAACCTTCGGGGGTAGAGACAAGTGCCACGGGGATTAAAGCCGCCATTTTAAACAATATTTATTCTTATTACGgtttaaaagagaagaagaatgttTTAACAAAAACGCTGAACCTTCAAGAAGCCcatacaggaaaaacaaatggtCGGCATTCCAAAGCTGTGGAGAATATTTATCGTGTTATTCAAATAGACACCGAAGAGGTACAAACGGGCGGATATTCGCAACTTCCGTTTTAAAAAATCTCGGTTATTTGCGCCTACCTGGCTGCGTCACCTTTCTTGAAAACATCCAAATATTTTCTTGAGGGTCCATGAGGGTTCAGACAGAACCGGAAGTTTTATCTTCTTCTAtgctttttgtttgtctttcgCCGCTTAGTGACCGGAAGAAGTATCGCACCTTCCCAGAGAGGCGCCTAAAAGCTGCTTTAAGATCTCAAAACTCTGTTCAAAATTAATCACTTCGTGAGTTTGTATAGCAGAGCTGTGTTTGCATGATTGCACGTtttgtagaaaaataaaatgaataagtAGCACAATAGCGATGAGAATTATTTTGGTATTTTAAAGGTATTTTGAGTTGGCTCGATTAAATAGGCACTTAACAAGTACCCTGATCCACTGtaatttttttatatttatttcctcTTGTCTGATCTTAGCTGAAATCCCCTCGTTAGATGAATTTAGTAgaaattattttgaaatattaaaaaatgcagacacctgcaatgCCATCATTCTGCCACAAGGTGACACCATGACAGTGGAAATGCTATAACATGATATTATATAATATGGTTGTTGAATACTGTATAAGGTGAGAATGTTTAACCTCTTTACTAAAGTTAATTAAGAACCTTTGATTTACTAAAGCTTTATTTTGTACACAATCACTTTAACTGTCTAATCTTTCGagcaaatatatttaaatgatcCCCAAAGAGAAAGTGATAATCCTTCCtcctgtaaataaaaacagaaaccagCGAGGATTTAATTGATCTTAGGagcatatgagctttaaatctgTGATAATTGAGTGCACCGACTGCTCAATCAACAGCTAATCAAAAGATAAATGAAGAATATGCTTCTCGAGGGATCGTGTTCTGCGGGGTGTTGCACCAAATTAATGATATATCCTCTTTATCTCCTCCCCTTCACCACAGGGATTAACACCTGACTATTAAACAACAGCTGAGTGTGCGTGTGCCCGAGGATGctgggtttttattttcagctgcTCTCACCGCCCTGGCAGAGGCCTGGTCACATGGCTGCAGCTTAGCCAGGGAGCGAGCACACAACGACGGGTGTGTTACCACAGATTAAGGGCTTGGACAACTTTTCCATAGTTGTGAAAACTCCACATTCAGAGTACTTCCTTGCTCTGTTCCGGACAATGATGCCAGAAATATAAAACTTGAGtcaaaatacatattttaattCCTTAAATTTCCCGAAAGTCATCCCAAGTCTCATCTCCCCATCTCTGCAAGGGATTCTGGGTAAGAAGAGCCAGAAAACCTGTGTGTGAATgcaactaacacacacacacacacacagtatattgGTCCTTTATGGGAGATGCGACGATGCTTTCACAGCTGTGGCATCCACACGTGTTTTAATGTGGCCGTTCTGCTGTGTTGGATATAAATACCAACCGTTTATTAATTTATATAAATAAGACTTTTGGGGCACATCCAAATTGTTCACATTTCCAGAACTTTTTTATAGCCTCAAGAAGGTCAGAGGCAGTGGAGTTTGAGTCCGAGTGAAGTTTCAAGTTCTCCTTTTTACGAGACAGTTGTGACTCCAGGCGCTCGGGGGTTAGCAACAGCTGTTAGCGTCTGAACTTGGCCAAAGCACAACCTGACTCTGGGGACACATGCATGATTGAACAGGAACATAATAAACCACACAAGctgggggtgttttttttttttttttgcataattaAAACGATGCCGAACATCTACACCATCCGAAGAGGCTGTAACCGTAGCTACAGGAGCCTACTTAtgaagctaacattagcttagTGGTGCTAATAGTTTGAGTAAAATATCAAATGGGTGTATAAATTGTTTGTCTGAGATGTTAAATGTGTTAAATCACCACTGTGTTGTTATAATAAAACCTTTCCAGTGTAAAGtggattttaaaaacatttatttctggCTTTTATTTCATACACTGATCTTATTAAGCGCTAGAAAATGGGTTGTTTTATGGAATAGTTTTTGAAATTAGTtacaatatattaaaatattacacAATTCAAGAGCATCCTGCAAATTCCCTTTGGCACGGCATCGGTAACTTGGTAACCCAGTGCGAGACTCAGGACAGACGTCTGAGTCCTCTAATGGAAATAATCCGCAAGCTTTCGCTGTGATCTCACAGTCGCAGCTGAATACGATAGCGACAGTGTGCTGGTTGTAGGTATCGGTGCAGCTTGGGTtacaccatcacaccatcacttGGCTCAGAGCTGAGGAGAGTTTTCATCACCATGCATGCACAGCCATGCATCATCCTGACTCAGACGAACCCGCGGTGAATTATCACCCCATCAAACTGATACTGAGCTAACCAGAATACTAAAAATATCATCTCCGGACCCACGTGCTTTAATTCAGAACTCTAATTCGACTGGGACCAAAAATGGAGCATTGGAGCCTGTCTTGGTTTGGACCCGTCCTATCACGCCCCATCAAACGATATCACAGTCATCATTTGACTCTGAGGCTGCACTGTGCCACGGCTCGATGAGCTAATGGAGACCAACACAAAGTGACACCGTCGCCGGGAGGTTCCTCTCGATTCGAACTGTTGAGCAGCGTTGAGTCCAACTCAACTCGAGCTTGTTGCTGGACGAGTGTATTCTGATCTAGATATACAAAACTGCAAGCAAGCAGCTAATTTAGCTTTAGCTGAGTCATGAAGACACAAATGTGACTCTGCGGATAAATAGTTGCTGGGGtcatccacttcctgtggaAAGGTGAAACCCCTGGATGACAGCACGGGGGCGGCCATCTTGTGACGATGGTGTCATTTACACCAGGGGTGACCAGACCCATCCCTCCACTCGGGTGACAGCGCTTTCCCCCGGCATCCCATtttccttggtgaaagcattttctgcctggtGGGACAGGAAACCTTTAAAGGGTCTTTTATCTGCTCTATTCCAAAGTGAAAAGTTTTATGTCCGTGCAAGTGTTAAAAGGCGACTTGATGTTGTAAAGTTACGATTCTGCAGTGTCGTGTTCCTGTCGCATGGATTTTGTAGAAGACATTTAAAGCAACAGATTTAAACAGTTGCCCACCGGGTCAGTGGGGCTTGAGGCTCAGTACCGGTGGGCATTTGTACACGTGGTAATTGCTCCATATGCACAATTGTTCATACAGGAACATCATCACTTCAGAGCGTTGATAGAATAGCAACCGTGTAATTATATTTCCAGCAACACTGTGATGTCATGCTAGCATTGCTTTCGCCGGGCTTTATGTTAGAGGTCAATAAATACTTCAAGCTTGTTGGATTTAAATTCAGGTCGTAAATCTGACATCATGATAAAACAAGGTTTTGTAAGGGAGGGAAGAATCTGGCTGATTTCTTCTCCCAAGCATCTCTCATAGCAGAACAGAGGCAAAACAGCCAGTATAGCATCATGCTAAGCTAAAGGAACATAAAGATAAAGGATACCAACACCTGGCAGTGTGTAATTATCTGATTACTGTGCATTTGCATGTGATGTCCCCTTTAAGCTTTTTATTATATGCATTGTCGATGTCAAATGTTCAGAATGACCAGATTTAATAAAAATCTCAGACTGTTAGTTGGACACTGACATAATTGTCCCAGAGACAAACAAAAGTCCTGTCCTCACCGGTGTGTGGTGTTGATGGCGTTTCCCTGCTGGCAGCTGTGGTCCAGGTTGGATTTTGGGCTGTTGCTGTTGATTTTTGCCTGACCCTCCTCCACCGGGACACCTTGCTTCGAACCCCTGGGGTTCTGTGGCTCCATCATGGTCAAAGCGTccacagacacaggtgaagtCCAAAAAGTCCCCCACTAAGACAATCCCCAAATGGGATGGCAGCAACAAAAATTAAatcctaaaataaataaacagctaCACAATTGCTTAAAGGATTTTTTGTTTTGGGAATTTTTTCAAGCTACATCCACAGGGGCTGTCCGAGGACCAAAGCTTTTGGTGCCTCAGCGGGAATTGAGTCGCAAGAGAGTCCGAATGTTGAATGAGGAAAAATGTCCCAGGacgcagcagctggagggtgggggaacggagagagagaggagctctCGATGGCATTTTGATGGGGACTCCGGCTGTATGTAAAGACTGCGCAGATATAGGTGTGTGTTTATAACAAGCCTCTAAAATGACACCCCCCAGTTTGGAGCGCAGAACTCTTCTGAAgaggcaaaaaataaataaataaaaagaattagGTAAAATGCtctttaaaaatgtcttcagGAAAAATATGTGCATGAAGTGACAAAAAAACCACCTGACAACAACTCCGTTTAGAATGATGTCAATGATCTATTTTAATACGTGTTAATTTAGCCAATTTTAGTGCGTCGGGGCACTTTGTGGCAGTCACAGCCCCTCGTGGAGGTCAGATTCTGAGGCGTGTGAGCCAGACATGTTAAAATGATTCATGTTTCACAATATAAAAAGACACAAGAACAAAAGTCAGGACACTAGTGCAACACATTTCACAGCCAGGAGGTACTTGCATCCACCAACCAGAAGAGGGCAGTAACAACTCACATTAGCGCGCAGATTAATCACGAACACAGATGAGGGGGGCAACCAGCCCCTCGGAGTCAAACATTAAGGTTAAAAGTTTAATTTATAGTCATGGAACCAGAACTTGTGGTTTCAACCGGTGTCTCGCGTAGATTAAACCGAGCGTTAGAGTTCTGGATATGAAATGTCcacatcaattaaaaaaaaatctaatgcCAAACTTCATTTTCCCCCATAATATTAGGATTCTCTTATTATTAGCACATCGGATGATCCGTAAACTGTCTTCAGGCTGAACGCAGGACATGAAAAACACGCACAAAGTAACATTTATCTTCACAATGGATTAGTGTGATGGCTGTTCTACATATGTAGAGAAAACTGAAAGAGATATCAGCAGATAGTTACAATAGGCCCAAACCCAAATGATCTTCACTTGGTATGAAAAATAGGGGGGAAAGCACACTTAGAAATCTGGAAGCAGCAAACCAGTGATTCCTTTCAAATTTCAAACGATGTTCgcaaaaaaaaactgaatttaaGTGCTTATGCGTCTTAAAGGGGAAGTTAAACACTAACTTTAGGCCACGCAGAGTCAAGTTCATGCTCCGAAGACGATACCACTCAATTGGTTTTTGTTAGCATTGATGCTATGAGGCtaaacagcacagcagaaaaGTACAaccagtttgtttttctttttaaatcacatCACTCTTGTCCTCCGTTTCGCCTCTTCAAGCTTTGCCATCCGCTTAtgtgcccccccacctcgcCATCCGACTACGTGATGTTGGATATGGGGTTGCTTATTTTCAGACATGTCCAGTAGACGGTTCGTGCCACAGTAAACAAAGCAAGGAGGATCAGCAGCGCCCACGAAACGTAGATTCCTTTGGAGTTCTGGGCCGGCTTCCACGTACCGACCTGACGGAGAGGAAACGATGTGGAACCCAGAAAATGGTCGGACCCTGCAGGGAGATATTTACACACTCACCATAAGTCCTGCAGTGGAGGCTGCGAGGACAATGAAGAGCAGGAAGCACAGCAGGCTCCTCCTCCGGGGGTACGTCCGGCcaatggaggagctggagacagaCACCAGAAATACACAGATCAAGAGTCGCTCTCTTCGCTTCCCAGACACAAGCAGGGGTAAAGGAGCTTACACTTTCCGGCAGTGTGGACATCGGGCCAACGTCCTGTCTGAAATCTCTGTCCACTGGAAAAAAGGAGCAAGAGCTAATATGCAGCCATTCTAGAAACTGCGTCAAGTCATTGAACATGAACAAGAGCAGTGAGCTTGTCTCCCACCAGGAATACGTTGGAACAGTGGCCACAGATGACCCGGATGCCCACGGGCTGATGCTGCGGCTCAGGACTCTCCCTGCTTACGTGAACTGGACCCAGGTTGATGATGCgtttgctgggaaaaaaaacaaaacaatggaaaGTCATGTGAACTGTTGCAAAAACTGCTTGCTCTTCATTGTATTTTgaaatatctaaaaaaaaacaaaacaactagTGGTGTCCCTTGAAAAAGATGTGTTTTGCTCAACTTCCTGTTAAAACCCTTCATGAGCTCAGACAACGGGCTCTtaccgccatctagtggacgcACAATTGAATAATCTTTATTTACTGAGCGATCTAATAGAAATAAATGTAACCTTGCATTGACTTGACTTTTTAGTGACCTatacattaaaataaacatgCTGCTAAAGCAATACACGTCTGCCTTGTAACTATCAAACTAATTATGCAGTTATTTCACTAGTTTGCTCAATTAATCGGGATTACTGcggctgaaaaagaaaaacctgctctttcTCACCAGTAAGGCCTGGCACAGGCGATCCTCTGCGATGTGACTTTGCAAATCAGCAGACAGTTGCATGGACAGCGAACATACTTCTTCCCGACCGGAGCGTTCTTTATTGGCTACCAAGAGAGAGACGAAAGCATTAAGAAGGTGAGTTGAGCTGAAACCAAAGACCCTTCTGGTTGATACCAGcaatttcatttgttttatttcacaacAGACAGCCGTGGTTCCAATCAAGGGAGGCGAAATGATAAGGACCATCATCCACAGAGCGGCTTTGGACTCACGGTGGCCTCGTTGCATATGCCGCACTTGACCACGTGCTGGTGCATCTTGCCCTCCACAGATATGGCGCTCTGACAGACCCGGCAGTTGATGACTGGAGCGCTGCTGCTGTCGGGGCTGCCCTGCGGCGAGTATGGAGGTGGAGGCTCGCCGAGCACCACCGAGGTGGGGAATGATGCCAGACCTGAAAGCAGACAGACACTTAAAGAAAAGAGCCAGAAGGGATGCATAACGTTAGACGTGGAAGGAGCTTAACCTTTGATAACCCACATATATGTCAGGTCACATAAAATTACCACCTGCGAGCGACACACCCAAACATCAAGGTTTATCTGTAGATGCTAGAAGACCAGTgatgaaaatataaaaaacaaacaaacgatTCATGCATATCACCCTGTCATgagctgaactttgacctttcagGAAGCTGTATAAGCGGTTCTTTTGCATGATTTATACTGCAAAGTCAGCATTTGGTGGCGATTCCTTATTCTTAACAATCTTCATTTTACAGTATCGTGGCAGCGCAAACACAGATGAACATAAACTTAAACTATATAAGACATATTCTGTAGATATTATGTACAATCATCATTAGCCACAGGGCTAGCTTGCTAGCAAAGCGCAATGAATGATCGGGTTTGTGCCATGCGGAGCCTTTCAGCTCAGTTTTACTAAAAACATTTGCGGAATTTAATCCCTAAACTATGGCAGCCTCACTCTGGCGAGGGCCTCAATAGGACACGGCGGACATACTCTGCGGCTTTGACGGATATCCATAGCAGTTGCCTCCGGGAGAGAGGCCGTTGGTCCCGTCGTGCTGCTCGGAAAGCAGCGGCGACCTTTCCGGATCCGCCATAACTCTTGGCAGCAGCCGGGACGGGTCACAACCCCGGCAGGAATGTTCAGAAGAGCAGCCGAGGGATTTTCAAGCCCAAAGGTTTTGAGTTTGCGATCCTGACACCCACATGACACAGCTGAACTGCTAAAGGCGgaagcaaaataacaaaaacacctCGTCACGTGACCGTGGCCTGGCCAGAGCCCTGATTGACAGCAAAATTAGCCAATTAAACTCTTGGTCGAATGGGCGGGGATCAGGAAAACTGTTGGATTGGTCGGATCGGTTGGCTATAGATAtggtgtgtttatgtctgtgtaAAGTGTGTATGTTTGTCTGCCACTTGGTGTACTGAAGACTGGGGCACCGTAGCCCAGATATGTCAAACTCTGGGTAAATTTGGCCGCAGTGTAATTATATTTGACCCGCGAAGATAAATGACGTGTGCAATTGTGTATACATGTAATGCAAGTATTTATACATGTGGTGAAGTGTTGTATTGGATGTATGTTGAGGAGAATGTTATCTAAGGCGTAGTTAAAATATTTGgccaaatgttttaaaacaggTAAAACCATTTTCATAAAAGCAGTTTATTGTAATGATCCTGTTAGAGTTTAGTTTGAAGCAGGCCTTaatgcagagaggaaacacCTAACTAGGTctcaaaaaaaaggtttattttaaacaaaagaagTCCCGAACGTTGTGGGGGAAAAACTCGCTCAGGACGGGGGAAAGATCCTGCACATTTCTTCACCAAAGGAGGGAGGCGTGGTGACCTTGAgcaaagagcaaaaacacaatcacaaatTCTGAATCTCAAAGGAATCAAGTCACTGAGTTGACATTTACCTCGAAACTGACGTGATCACACCAGGTTCCTGGAGAAAGTgcagagcaggaacagacaacaccaaaacaaaacacccaGGACCCTGACAGCTCCATGAAGCAAAGGcatattttaatgtattttttttcataaaCTTTAATAAGTCACAAGTCTTGCATTGCAACCAGCCACATGTGTCCTCTCTTAATCATTTTCACGGCATCACTTTCTTGACAGAGAAATAATTGCAGATGATTAATTTACCGCTCCTCCAGAACATGGTCTGGGACTGGACCAACTACAGTGTTCTCCATGCACAGCTCCTGTGGGGGATTCAGTGTACACACTCCCTCGTCAGGAATTCTCATGAATCCTTGTGGGGGACAAGGATTCATGTAGAGTGCATGGGGGACATGCGCTTGGATCTCAGAACTTTGCATGCATGCTTCCTGACTGTGTATCCACAAATGTGGGTTTTGATCTTGCCTCCCTGCCATGTGTGGATGAATAGACATGCTCGAACCCTGTGGGAAAGGTGCTTGGATGAGGGGTCCTTGTTGGGGAAAACTGCAGCTGTAAGGTTGCTGTGGAAGATAGGTGGGAAGACTCAATCTGCGCTGCACAGGCTGTCCAGGGTTCCCCATGAGATAATTGCTCTTGGGATCGAGGGGGAAAACTCTGTATTTCCTGTCCCTGTGTCTTTTTTTACCCTAAGAAGACCAAACATTCCTGTCATTCTCTATTGCCAGTGCAGCAGGTGAGAAAAGCATCACATTTACTTACGTAATTCAACTGGGTGGACCAGGTGGGGTTGTTCATTTTATGAATCTGCTTCAGTTGTGCTGCCCTTTTGAAATATGTGGACTGCTCTTCCTTTGACATTGACCTCCACTGGAGACAGAAGACAACAGAAAAACCTCTAGATGAGCCACTTTCTGTAATTGGCTCATCTAGATCATCTAGATCTAAATCTCTTACCATTGTTGCCAGATATGAGTTCACAGTGCTGCTGCCTTTGCGCCAGAGTTCTCTTGAGATGTTTGGTCTCTGCTCCGTCATGAACAGCATGAAGGCATTTGGAGGCTTTTTGATATAGACCTCCTCACTGTCGTCATCACTGTCAGAGGTGTCAGTGCTGTTTAATGAGGAACATATTGAATCAAATGGATTAACGCAACCAATGTATACAAGTGTCCTTCTAATATGAATTTGTAGGTGATTTAAACTGTTAAGACTCAACTCACTCTTGAGTATCCTCCTGCAGCTTGTATAACTCCTGCCCGTTCCTTCACAGAGACAGGTACACATCATCAGACAGTCTAGCTAACAGGattttattgttgctgtttgtgaCACTTACAGCCATCCAACAAAACATTTTGGGGATTCGTTGGACAAAATGCTTTCTGATTGTGTATCGAACTGTAAACAATAAACAGAGAATACAATGAAATGCTGTGTGCATGCTGCAATGATCACCAACAACTTTTAACTCAATATCTTACCTGGTTGCAACATCTGACCTGGTCCTTGTTAGAATCGACTTTGTTCAACTGCCCATAAATGATGTTGATCTTCGGGTATATTTGTTTTGGAGACTGCACAAGCGACCCAGTGGGTGAAAGAGATTCTATAGATTTTAAAAGACCTGACGCCAATGTGGTAGGACTCGGATATTGTTCATAAGAGCACCCAGAGTCAGATTTTGTATGGGATGTTGAACTCGATGTTGTTAGGGCAGGTAACGTCACATCAGGCACTTTCCAATTGGCTCCTATGTCACTTGAACTGAGTTCGATGGTCTGTaaaacacatcatcatcatcttcatcatcagtctTCAATTTGAGATTTCTATCCTCATGTCTTAACATCTACTCACGTCAAGATTGTCCCAAGATTGAGGGTATGTGCTCACTTCAAGCTCAGGGAAGAAGACATCTTGAAGTTCTAATCCACTGAGTAATGTGTAAGAACTTGGCTCCTCTACACTTGTGATATCTGTCGCTTCTATTAAACTCCACAGCTCGTTCAGATTATGTTCAGACATTTTACCGTTTGACTCTTGCAatacagatgatgatgataaacaGCAGCGCAACCATAGGTTTGGCTCGATCAAAGATTGATACAAACATGAAAGACATCAAGACATCAAAGTACTTCAAAGACAAACCAAGACTATAAGTAAGAAAATGTATTTACGCTGTAATTGAGGATATTAGAGCCTTCACTTAGCATTCACATCAAAGCAATCGTAAGTTGGGCTGGATCAAAGATTGATACAAACATGGAAGACATCAAGACATCAAAGTACttcaaagacaaataaagacTATAAGCAAGTAAATGTACTGACACTGTATTGAGTGAGGATATTAGAGACGTCACTTGAGTAGACACCTCTGCGATCTGCTCAGGACGTGCTGCTGTGTAAGTACGGCGGGCTATGGGGGCAAATGCACTGCAAGAGTAAACACGTTGCAACCGGCCAAACACCAAATACAGGaataatggaaaaacaaacaaatgcaagATATGTCATTTCACACCACAACGGAAGCTAACTTTTGGAAATGACAATGAAAAATTACGTTATCCCTTGTCTCTTAAATGCATGGATGCAATCCTTTACAATATCGTAGAAGAGCAGCAGTTACGTAGCTAGAAACCAGGTATAAGGCAGATATTTGTGATTGAGAAATCACTGCATTCTAGATgacgctgctctgctctgcccgGCGTGCTAACTTCAATTATGTTTGCTCATCTTTCAAGACTGTCAGCTCCCATTGCGTTgaatttgctgcttttctctcttgCATTTTTGGGGCACGTTTACAGTTTTGGGGCATGTTTACATCTTAATGCTTCCCTGAGATTTGATATATCATTGAAAAGTACTTGAGAAGTATGTAACTTGACAAACAGAATTTGAGAGGATACTGTAGGAGTGGCTCCTCACAGAATTTGGAAAAGATCAGGATGTCATCAAGGTGGGCCTGAACTACTTCAGAGGCATTGGTGAGACTGAACGGCATTAAAAGATACTGGTAATGACCTGGGGAAGTGTTAGAAGCTGTTTTGCATCTATCGCCTTCTTGAAAACAGATCACGTTACAGGTATATGAATTAGAGATCTGGAGATACGAGGAGTCTTatgattcag contains:
- the LOC130522552 gene encoding type I phosphatidylinositol 4,5-bisphosphate 4-phosphatase-A-like yields the protein MADPERSPLLSEQHDGTNGLSPGGNCYGYPSKPQSLASFPTSVVLGEPPPPYSPQGSPDSSSAPVINCRVCQSAISVEGKMHQHVVKCGICNEATPIKNAPVGKKYVRCPCNCLLICKVTSQRIACARPYCKRIINLGPVHVSRESPEPQHQPVGIRVICGHCSNVFLWTEISDRTLARCPHCRKVSSIGRTYPRRRSLLCFLLFIVLAASTAGLMVGTWKPAQNSKGIYVSWALLILLALFTVARTVYWTCLKISNPISNIT